A single window of Mycobacterium sp. ITM-2016-00318 DNA harbors:
- a CDS encoding glycosyltransferase — protein MTRVLLSTWGSRGDVEPMTAFAVELKKLGVEARICAPPDFADLAERAGVALIPLGDSLRNLLHGDKPLTPADAPRTAARLVDLQFDIVGEAAKGCDAVVASGLMPAGLRTIAEVLDVPYVLVALHPCPIPSPHHSPLPRPGKPFPPGADNQTMWQVDAERVQALYGEPLNAHRAALGLPPVANVRDHVFTARPWLAADPILAPWPGSPDFAVARTGAWILPDRRPLPTDLAEFLESGAPAAYVSMGSVRAPDDVARVAIDAVRAQGMRVVVGRGWADLALIDDRDDCFAVGEVNHQALFRCVAPVVHHGGAGTTTTATAAGVPQVVVPQFADQPYFARRVADLGIGAAHDGPTPTADSLSAALATALTPDIRARAEAMAGRIRTDGASVAAERLVAQITARRAAREMPASR, from the coding sequence ATGACTCGTGTGTTGTTGTCTACCTGGGGATCACGCGGAGACGTCGAGCCGATGACGGCGTTCGCGGTGGAATTGAAAAAGCTCGGCGTCGAGGCGCGCATCTGCGCACCACCGGACTTCGCCGACCTTGCGGAACGCGCGGGCGTAGCGCTGATCCCACTGGGGGATTCGCTGCGCAACCTGCTGCACGGCGACAAGCCGCTGACGCCCGCCGATGCGCCGCGAACGGCGGCCCGGCTCGTGGACTTGCAGTTCGACATCGTGGGCGAAGCCGCGAAGGGGTGTGACGCCGTGGTGGCGTCGGGGCTGATGCCTGCCGGGCTGCGGACGATCGCCGAGGTGCTCGACGTCCCGTACGTGCTCGTCGCACTGCATCCGTGTCCCATCCCGTCACCGCACCATTCGCCGCTGCCGCGGCCCGGCAAGCCGTTCCCGCCCGGCGCGGACAACCAGACGATGTGGCAGGTGGACGCCGAACGGGTGCAGGCGCTCTACGGCGAACCGCTCAACGCCCACCGGGCGGCGCTGGGATTGCCGCCGGTGGCCAATGTGCGCGACCACGTGTTCACCGCCCGACCCTGGCTGGCGGCCGATCCCATCCTCGCGCCGTGGCCCGGCTCCCCCGACTTCGCCGTGGCGCGGACCGGCGCATGGATCCTGCCCGACCGTCGGCCTCTGCCAACGGACTTGGCGGAGTTCCTCGAATCCGGCGCACCTGCGGCGTACGTCAGCATGGGCAGCGTGCGCGCGCCGGACGACGTCGCACGGGTTGCCATCGATGCGGTGCGCGCGCAGGGTATGCGCGTCGTCGTCGGCCGCGGCTGGGCCGACTTGGCGCTGATCGACGACCGTGACGACTGCTTCGCCGTCGGGGAGGTCAATCATCAAGCGCTGTTTCGCTGCGTCGCCCCCGTCGTCCATCATGGCGGCGCTGGCACCACGACGACGGCAACCGCAGCGGGGGTACCTCAGGTGGTGGTGCCTCAGTTCGCTGATCAGCCTTACTTCGCGAGGCGGGTGGCCGATCTCGGCATCGGCGCCGCACACGACGGGCCGACGCCGACGGCCGACTCGTTGTCGGCCGCGCTGGCGACAGCGCTGACGCCCGACATCCGCGCACGTGCGGAAGCGATGGCGGGCCGGATCCGGACCGATGGCGCGTCGGTGGCCGCCGAGCGGCTCGTCGCCCAGATCACGGCTCGTCGAGCTGCGCGCGAAATGCCCGCATCGCGGTGA
- a CDS encoding UBP-type zinc finger domain-containing protein, translating into MRKSSRGRDSGARSAPKLCPHLCAATSEAAPLTPGECQDCADLDEHTWAHLRMCVTCGHVGCCDSSPHQHASEHFRATGHPVMRSVEPGEDWRWCYIDVRLG; encoded by the coding sequence ATGCGCAAGAGTTCACGCGGACGCGATTCCGGGGCGCGCTCAGCGCCGAAGCTGTGCCCGCACCTCTGCGCTGCAACCTCCGAAGCCGCGCCTCTTACTCCCGGAGAATGCCAGGATTGCGCCGACCTGGACGAGCACACGTGGGCGCATCTGCGGATGTGCGTGACGTGCGGTCACGTCGGATGCTGTGACTCGAGCCCGCATCAGCACGCCAGCGAACACTTCCGCGCAACCGGCCATCCCGTCATGCGATCGGTGGAGCCGGGCGAGGATTGGCGATGGTGCTACATCGACGTCCGGCTCGGCTGA
- the purT gene encoding formate-dependent phosphoribosylglycinamide formyltransferase, translating to MSEITESEEPAPEDTPAEDPTDSKPIAARDEPKAVMLLGSGELSRELTLAFQRLGREVIAVDRYANAPAQGVADRAAVVKMNDAEALTAIIDRANPLYVVAESGVIAVDALVAAAERGLEVFPTPRSVRMAQDREGMRRLAADELGLPTAPFWFAGSVDELSAVADHAGFPLVVTPVAGVPGEGRSVLLRIDDVDAAWQRAVAAGRVPQNRVLAETVVEVDVEITLITVRTTGPTGPALHFCEPIGHREGDGDALESWQPQQLSAPALDAAKSIAARIVNALGGRGVFGVELLVRGDEVYFSDVRMRPHDSGLVTLRTQRLSEFELHARAILGLHVDTIMISPGAAEVTYAGGESAPVDIAPENVNAVLGDALAVAESDARLFNRPDETEPRRRLGLALATAPDVVTARDRVRRVTGVLRKLW from the coding sequence ATGAGCGAAATCACTGAGTCTGAAGAACCCGCGCCCGAGGACACGCCGGCCGAGGACCCGACCGACAGTAAGCCGATCGCGGCGCGTGACGAGCCGAAAGCGGTGATGTTGCTCGGCTCCGGCGAGTTGAGCCGAGAGTTGACCCTGGCGTTTCAGCGGTTGGGTCGCGAGGTCATCGCCGTCGACCGGTACGCGAACGCGCCCGCACAAGGTGTCGCCGATCGCGCGGCCGTCGTGAAGATGAACGACGCCGAGGCGCTGACCGCGATCATCGACCGGGCGAACCCGCTGTACGTGGTGGCCGAATCGGGCGTCATCGCGGTCGACGCACTGGTCGCCGCCGCCGAGCGCGGGCTCGAGGTCTTCCCGACTCCGCGCAGCGTGCGGATGGCGCAGGATCGCGAGGGTATGCGCAGGCTCGCCGCCGACGAACTCGGTCTGCCGACCGCGCCGTTCTGGTTCGCCGGCTCAGTCGACGAACTCAGCGCGGTGGCCGACCACGCGGGCTTCCCGCTGGTGGTGACGCCGGTTGCGGGTGTGCCCGGCGAGGGCAGATCGGTGCTGCTGCGCATCGACGACGTCGACGCCGCCTGGCAGCGCGCGGTGGCGGCGGGCCGGGTGCCGCAGAACCGGGTGCTCGCCGAGACCGTAGTCGAGGTCGACGTCGAGATCACCCTGATCACGGTGCGAACCACTGGGCCGACCGGGCCTGCGCTGCACTTCTGCGAGCCGATCGGCCACCGCGAGGGCGACGGTGACGCGCTCGAGTCGTGGCAGCCGCAGCAGCTGTCCGCGCCCGCGCTCGACGCCGCCAAGTCGATAGCCGCCCGGATCGTCAACGCGTTGGGCGGGCGTGGCGTCTTCGGTGTCGAGCTGCTGGTGCGCGGCGACGAGGTGTACTTCTCCGACGTCCGCATGCGGCCACACGACAGCGGCCTTGTGACCCTTCGGACGCAACGTCTTTCGGAGTTCGAGCTGCACGCGCGGGCGATCCTGGGGCTGCACGTCGACACCATCATGATTTCGCCGGGCGCAGCGGAGGTCACATATGCCGGCGGTGAGTCGGCACCGGTCGACATCGCGCCGGAGAACGTCAACGCGGTGCTCGGGGACGCGCTGGCCGTCGCCGAGAGCGATGCTCGCCTGTTCAACCGGCCCGACGAAACCGAACCCCGCCGCCGTCTCGGACTCGCGTTGGCCACCGCGCCCGACGTGGTGACCGCACGGGACAGGGTGCGCCGGGTCACCGGCGTGCTGCGCAAACTCTGGTAG
- a CDS encoding lumazine-binding protein: MAPFLGALAIIVVVVIVIWLFSVFSDDRIPEDQRVGTAAVGQNDALQRENYADFSTYTCVAERGKEADILARQRDSAAKRGARFVDDVTDVKIEGDRATATVTYHFDKAKDDKKPVPMTFVREDGAWKVCSTGPS; this comes from the coding sequence ATGGCCCCGTTCCTCGGTGCTCTGGCAATCATTGTGGTCGTCGTGATCGTAATCTGGTTGTTCAGCGTTTTCTCCGACGACCGGATACCGGAGGATCAACGGGTCGGCACGGCCGCCGTCGGCCAGAACGATGCCCTGCAGCGGGAGAATTACGCCGACTTCAGCACCTACACGTGCGTCGCGGAGCGGGGCAAGGAAGCCGACATCCTTGCGCGTCAACGTGATTCGGCAGCCAAGCGCGGTGCGCGCTTCGTCGACGACGTCACCGACGTAAAGATCGAAGGGGACCGCGCGACGGCGACCGTGACCTATCACTTCGACAAGGCGAAGGACGACAAAAAGCCTGTTCCGATGACCTTCGTACGCGAGGACGGAGCATGGAAGGTCTGTTCGACCGGTCCCAGTTAG
- a CDS encoding rhodanese-like domain-containing protein, whose product MSYAGDITPEEAWKILNDDPEAVLVDCRTDAEWRFVGVPDLTELGREVVYVEWNRTDGSRNEGFVDDLVAAGVEPDDRPVVFLCRSGNRSIGAAEAATAAGIAPSYNVLDGFEGDLDDNKHRGGTGWKAIGLPWKQS is encoded by the coding sequence GTGAGCTACGCGGGAGACATCACGCCTGAAGAGGCTTGGAAGATACTCAACGATGACCCCGAAGCCGTGCTCGTGGACTGCCGCACCGATGCAGAATGGCGCTTCGTCGGTGTACCTGATCTGACGGAGCTCGGCCGCGAGGTGGTCTACGTCGAGTGGAACCGAACCGACGGCAGCCGCAACGAGGGTTTCGTCGACGACCTCGTCGCAGCTGGCGTTGAACCCGACGACCGCCCCGTTGTCTTCCTGTGCCGCTCCGGGAACCGTTCCATCGGGGCCGCGGAGGCCGCGACTGCGGCGGGGATTGCGCCGTCGTACAACGTGTTGGACGGATTCGAAGGCGACCTAGACGACAACAAGCATCGCGGCGGCACCGGCTGGAAGGCCATCGGCCTGCCGTGGAAGCAGTCATGA
- a CDS encoding O-succinylhomoserine sulfhydrylase, which produces MSSPDSSGKDVPSVRIPAELPEGVSQATIGVRGGLLRSGFEETSEAIYPTSGYVYSSAAEAEKAFTGEIDRYVYSRYGNPTISMFEERLRLIEGAPAAFATATGMAAVFTSLGALLAAGDRLVAARSLFGSCFIVCNEILPRWGVETVFVDGDDLSQWEEALSKPTQAVFFETPSNPMQSLVDIAAVSEMAHGAGAKVVLDNVFATPILQQGFPLGVDVVVYSGTKHIDGQGRVLGGAILGDKTYIDEPVQKLMRHTGPALSPFNAWVLLKGLETLAVRVQHSNDSAQRIAQFLQNHPAVSWVRYPFLESHPQYDLAKRQMTGGGTVVTFELKGGTKERAFEVLDKLNIIDISNNLGDAKSLITHPATTTHRAMGPEGRAAIGLGDGVVRVSVGLEGTEDLINDLDRALG; this is translated from the coding sequence ATGAGTTCACCCGACTCATCCGGCAAGGATGTGCCGTCGGTGCGCATTCCGGCGGAGCTGCCCGAGGGTGTCAGTCAGGCCACCATCGGGGTACGCGGCGGCCTGCTGCGGTCCGGATTCGAGGAGACATCAGAAGCGATCTACCCGACGTCGGGCTATGTGTACTCAAGCGCGGCCGAGGCGGAGAAGGCGTTCACCGGCGAGATCGACCGCTACGTGTACTCGCGCTACGGCAACCCCACGATCTCGATGTTCGAGGAGCGGCTGCGGCTGATCGAGGGTGCACCAGCAGCTTTCGCAACGGCGACAGGGATGGCCGCCGTCTTCACGTCGCTGGGCGCGCTGCTGGCCGCAGGTGACCGGCTGGTCGCGGCGCGCAGCCTGTTCGGCTCCTGTTTCATAGTGTGCAACGAGATTCTTCCGCGGTGGGGCGTCGAGACGGTGTTCGTCGACGGCGACGACCTGTCGCAGTGGGAAGAGGCGCTGTCGAAACCGACCCAGGCGGTGTTCTTCGAGACGCCGTCCAACCCGATGCAGTCGCTGGTCGATATCGCGGCGGTGTCGGAGATGGCCCACGGTGCGGGTGCGAAAGTGGTGCTGGACAACGTGTTCGCCACTCCGATCCTGCAGCAGGGTTTCCCGCTCGGCGTCGACGTGGTGGTGTACTCGGGCACCAAGCACATCGACGGGCAGGGTCGTGTGCTCGGCGGCGCGATTCTCGGCGACAAGACCTACATCGACGAGCCCGTGCAGAAGCTGATGCGGCACACCGGGCCAGCGCTCAGCCCGTTCAACGCGTGGGTGTTGCTGAAGGGCCTGGAAACGCTGGCGGTTCGGGTGCAGCACAGCAACGACTCCGCACAGCGCATCGCGCAGTTCCTCCAGAACCACCCCGCGGTGAGCTGGGTGCGCTATCCGTTCCTCGAGTCGCATCCCCAGTACGACCTCGCCAAGCGGCAGATGACCGGCGGCGGAACGGTTGTCACCTTCGAGCTGAAGGGCGGTACCAAGGAACGCGCCTTCGAGGTGCTCGACAAGCTGAACATCATCGACATCAGCAACAACCTCGGCGATGCGAAGTCACTGATCACCCACCCTGCGACCACGACGCATCGGGCGATGGGTCCAGAGGGTCGCGCGGCGATTGGCCTCGGCGACGGGGTGGTCCGCGTCTCGGTGGGTCTCGAGGGGACCGAGGATCTCATCAACGATCTGGACCGGGCGCTGGGCTAG
- a CDS encoding SDR family oxidoreductase, which yields MDNISGKTIAITGAARGIGFATAKALLARGARVVIGDRDVAFGESAVADLTTLGPVSGYPLDVTDRESFATFLDKARTDGGGHIDVLINNAGVMPIGPFLEQSEQSIRSSIEVNLYGVITGCQLALPDMISRRRGHIINIASLSGLIPVPGQVVYVGAKFGVVGLTAALADEVASHGVDVSVIMPPFTNTELISGTASGGAIKPVEPEDIAAAIVKTLQKPKTHVSVPPPLRFTAQAAQMLGPRGRRWLNKRLGLDSVFLDFDRDKRQGYEQRAQAAQGVVESPDR from the coding sequence ATGGACAACATCTCCGGTAAGACCATCGCGATCACCGGCGCTGCCCGCGGCATCGGGTTCGCCACCGCCAAAGCGCTGCTGGCCCGCGGTGCGCGGGTGGTCATCGGGGACCGCGATGTGGCCTTCGGTGAATCAGCGGTCGCCGACCTCACCACGCTCGGGCCGGTGTCGGGCTACCCGCTCGACGTCACCGACCGTGAGTCGTTCGCCACCTTCCTCGACAAGGCCCGCACCGACGGCGGCGGCCACATCGACGTGCTGATCAACAATGCCGGCGTGATGCCGATCGGGCCTTTCCTCGAACAGTCCGAACAGTCGATCCGCTCGTCCATCGAGGTCAACCTCTACGGCGTCATCACCGGATGCCAGTTGGCGTTGCCCGACATGATCTCCCGGCGCCGCGGCCACATCATCAACATCGCGTCGCTGTCGGGCCTCATTCCGGTCCCGGGCCAGGTGGTCTACGTCGGAGCCAAGTTCGGTGTCGTCGGCCTCACGGCCGCACTCGCCGACGAGGTCGCCTCGCACGGGGTGGACGTCTCGGTCATCATGCCGCCGTTCACCAACACCGAGTTGATCTCGGGCACGGCGTCCGGCGGCGCCATCAAGCCGGTCGAACCCGAGGACATCGCGGCCGCCATCGTCAAGACGCTCCAGAAGCCGAAAACCCATGTTTCCGTGCCGCCTCCGCTGCGCTTCACCGCACAGGCCGCGCAGATGCTCGGTCCGCGCGGACGGCGGTGGCTCAACAAGCGCCTCGGCCTCGACAGCGTGTTCTTGGACTTCGACCGCGACAAGCGGCAGGGCTACGAGCAGCGCGCCCAGGCGGCTCAGGGCGTCGTCGAATCTCCGGACCGGTAG
- a CDS encoding GNAT family N-acetyltransferase — protein MSAHAVDGLRFQAVAQHDPLAEPLLAELALEYASRYRASLDSVSKWLRTYPAHEFAPPDGVLLIGLRGDRPVTGGAFRRFDDETAELKRIWTDSRYRRRGFAKALLVELESAIAARGYRRIYLTTGDKQPEAEELYLSTGYVRLDEPLPAEGDENYPVAFAKTLA, from the coding sequence ATGTCCGCCCACGCCGTCGATGGCCTGCGCTTCCAGGCCGTCGCCCAGCATGACCCGCTGGCCGAACCGCTGTTGGCGGAATTGGCGCTGGAGTACGCCAGCCGATATCGCGCGTCGTTGGACTCGGTGTCGAAATGGCTGCGCACCTATCCTGCCCATGAGTTCGCCCCACCGGACGGCGTGCTGCTGATCGGCCTGCGCGGCGACCGACCTGTCACCGGCGGCGCGTTCCGGCGGTTCGACGACGAGACCGCGGAGCTCAAGCGCATCTGGACCGACAGCCGCTACCGCAGGCGCGGGTTCGCAAAGGCTCTGCTGGTCGAACTCGAATCCGCGATCGCCGCCCGCGGCTACCGGCGCATCTATCTGACCACCGGCGACAAGCAACCGGAGGCCGAAGAGCTCTACCTGTCCACGGGATACGTGCGTCTCGACGAGCCGCTGCCCGCCGAGGGCGACGAGAACTATCCCGTCGCATTCGCCAAGACGCTCGCCTAG
- a CDS encoding enoyl-CoA hydratase/isomerase family protein, giving the protein MSLVTYELQDHIATITLNRPEARNAINGALRDDLNAAWERFRGDEDAWVGILTANGDVFCAGGDLKDGKGSVGTFAGTFWEKPTINSFESGMELFKPTIAAVNGPCVGYGLTGVLFCDFVIASTDAMFSVPEVTIGVPTIVGAIRLPGRVGWANAMELLLTGKPMSAERAKEVGLVWKLVKPEDLQAEARTWARTLTAAAPLAQRATKEVAWRTADMGWIESVRFGETMRKVAGATEDAAEGIRAWAEKRRPEWRGR; this is encoded by the coding sequence ATGAGCCTGGTCACCTATGAGCTGCAAGACCACATCGCTACCATCACCCTCAATCGTCCGGAGGCCCGCAACGCCATCAACGGGGCACTGCGGGACGACCTCAATGCGGCGTGGGAGCGATTTCGCGGCGACGAGGACGCCTGGGTGGGAATTCTGACCGCCAATGGCGATGTGTTCTGCGCCGGCGGCGATCTCAAGGACGGCAAGGGCTCTGTCGGCACGTTCGCGGGCACATTCTGGGAGAAGCCCACGATCAATTCCTTCGAAAGCGGGATGGAGCTCTTCAAACCGACCATTGCCGCGGTCAATGGTCCGTGTGTCGGCTACGGGCTGACGGGAGTGTTGTTCTGCGATTTCGTGATCGCCAGCACCGACGCCATGTTCTCCGTGCCGGAGGTGACTATCGGAGTGCCGACGATAGTTGGGGCGATTCGCCTTCCGGGGCGTGTGGGTTGGGCCAACGCAATGGAGCTGCTTCTCACAGGCAAGCCGATGAGCGCCGAGCGCGCAAAGGAGGTCGGCCTGGTGTGGAAACTGGTCAAGCCAGAGGACTTACAGGCAGAGGCTCGCACCTGGGCACGCACGTTGACTGCGGCGGCGCCGCTCGCGCAGCGGGCGACCAAGGAGGTGGCGTGGCGCACCGCGGACATGGGATGGATCGAGTCGGTGCGGTTCGGCGAGACGATGCGCAAGGTCGCTGGGGCGACCGAGGATGCGGCAGAGGGGATTCGGGCGTGGGCGGAGAAACGCAGGCCCGAGTGGCGGGGTCGCTAG
- a CDS encoding MBL fold metallo-hydrolase, whose product MAAVLTAISDSVHFAHTELVNWTLVADDKGVILIDAGFPGDRDDVVASIRQLGFGVDELRAILLTHAHIDHFGSAIWFAKTRGTPVYCHADEVGHSKREYLEQASPVDVAAHVWQPRWLRWSVAISRKGAFTHDGIPTTQALTGDVAAVLPGAPMAIPSPGHTGGHCSFVVDGVLVSGDALVTGHPVAASTGPQLLHKVFNHDQNGCVRSLAALALLETDVLVPGHGQVWRGPIREACERATPR is encoded by the coding sequence ATGGCAGCGGTTCTCACGGCCATCAGCGACAGCGTCCATTTCGCGCACACCGAATTGGTCAACTGGACCCTGGTCGCCGACGACAAAGGCGTCATCCTGATCGACGCAGGCTTCCCCGGCGACCGTGACGACGTGGTGGCTTCGATACGCCAGCTGGGATTCGGGGTCGACGAGTTGCGCGCCATCCTGTTGACACACGCCCACATCGACCACTTCGGTTCGGCGATCTGGTTCGCCAAAACCCGTGGCACACCGGTGTATTGCCACGCCGACGAGGTCGGCCACAGCAAGCGCGAGTATCTGGAGCAGGCCTCGCCGGTGGATGTCGCCGCCCACGTCTGGCAGCCGCGCTGGCTGAGATGGTCGGTGGCGATCAGCCGCAAGGGCGCGTTCACCCACGACGGCATCCCGACCACACAGGCGCTGACCGGGGACGTCGCCGCCGTTCTGCCGGGCGCTCCGATGGCCATCCCGAGCCCCGGCCACACCGGCGGGCACTGCTCGTTCGTCGTCGACGGTGTGCTGGTCAGCGGTGACGCCCTGGTGACGGGACATCCGGTCGCCGCCAGCACCGGCCCTCAACTGCTGCACAAGGTTTTCAACCACGATCAGAACGGCTGTGTGCGCAGCTTGGCCGCGTTGGCGTTGCTGGAGACCGATGTGCTGGTGCCCGGGCACGGCCAGGTGTGGCGGGGCCCGATCCGCGAAGCGTGCGAGAGGGCGACGCCCCGCTAG
- the fgd gene encoding glucose-6-phosphate dehydrogenase (coenzyme-F420): protein MPELKLGYKASAEQFAPRELVELAVAAEAHGMDSATVSDHFQPWRHKGGHAPFSLAWMTAVGERTERLVLGTSVLTPTFRYNPAVIAQAFATMGCLYPDRIFLGVGTGEALNEIATGYEGDWPEFKERFARLRESVKLMRELWLGDRVDFEGEYYHTKGASIYDVPEGGIPVYIAAGGPVVAKYAGRAGDGFICTSGKGEELYKDKLIPAVKEGAEAADRNPEDIDRMIEIKISYDPDPKLALENTRFWAPLSLTAEQKHSINDPMEMEKAADELPIEQVAKRWIVASDPDEAVEKVGKYVKWGLNHLVFHDPRNDQRRFLELFQKDLEPRLRRLG from the coding sequence GTGCCTGAACTCAAACTTGGATACAAGGCGTCGGCGGAGCAGTTCGCGCCCCGTGAGCTCGTCGAGCTGGCCGTTGCGGCAGAAGCGCATGGGATGGACAGTGCCACGGTCAGCGACCACTTCCAGCCGTGGCGCCACAAGGGCGGCCACGCGCCGTTCTCCCTGGCGTGGATGACTGCGGTCGGTGAACGCACCGAGCGTCTGGTGCTGGGCACCTCGGTGCTGACGCCGACGTTCCGCTACAACCCGGCCGTCATCGCGCAGGCCTTTGCGACCATGGGTTGTCTCTACCCGGACCGGATCTTCCTCGGTGTCGGGACCGGTGAGGCGCTCAACGAGATTGCGACCGGCTACGAGGGCGACTGGCCGGAGTTCAAGGAGCGCTTCGCTCGGCTGCGCGAGTCGGTCAAATTGATGCGCGAGCTGTGGCTCGGCGATCGCGTCGACTTCGAGGGCGAGTACTACCACACCAAAGGCGCGTCGATCTACGACGTTCCCGAGGGCGGCATCCCCGTCTACATCGCCGCGGGCGGGCCGGTGGTCGCCAAGTACGCGGGCCGCGCGGGGGACGGCTTCATCTGCACCTCTGGTAAGGGTGAGGAGCTGTACAAGGACAAGCTCATCCCCGCCGTCAAAGAGGGCGCCGAGGCCGCCGACCGCAACCCCGAGGACATCGACCGGATGATCGAGATCAAGATCTCCTACGACCCGGACCCGAAGCTGGCGCTGGAGAACACCCGGTTCTGGGCGCCGCTGTCGCTGACCGCCGAACAGAAGCACAGCATCAACGACCCGATGGAGATGGAGAAGGCGGCCGACGAGCTGCCCATCGAACAGGTCGCAAAGCGCTGGATCGTGGCGTCCGACCCCGACGAGGCCGTCGAGAAGGTGGGCAAGTACGTGAAATGGGGACTCAACCACCTGGTTTTCCACGACCCCCGCAACGACCAGCGTCGGTTTCTCGAACTCTTCCAGAAGGATCTGGAGCCCCGGCTGCGCCGCCTCGGCTGA